GCGGTTCAGGGTAGAGGCGGGCGGGGGCGGCCTTGGTCCGGTAGCGGATCTGGACTTCGATGGGGGTGCCGTCGTCGGGCTGTTGCACGATATAGTTCACTTCCACCGCCAGGAGATCGGTGCGCCACAGTTCCTCCTCCGGACCGACGATCACCGCATTTTGTTTCCGGTCGAAACCGAGCACGAACACCGGCTTGCCCAGGGCCAGCCCCAGACCCCGGCGCTGGCCGATGGTGTAAAACGGTATGCCTTGGTGCCGTCCGAGGATGTTTCCGTGCCGGTCCATGAAAGGCCCCTCGGTAACCGGCCGCCCGCACCGCTTGCGGATGAACGCCCGGTAGTCGTCTCCCGGAACAAAACAAATCTCCTGGCTTTCGGCCGCCGCGAAGGGGATACCGGCCGTCTGCGCTTTTTGCCGCACCATTTCCTTGGTCAATTCCCCCAAGGGCAGGAGCAGGCGGGACAACCGCTCCTGGTCCAGGTGAAACAGGACATAGCTCTGGTCCTTACGGGGGTCGCGGGCGCGCAGCAGGACATACCGGCCCGGTTCGGGTTCAAAACGCACCCGGGCGTAGTGCCCGGTGGCGAAATAATCGGCGCCCCATTC
The sequence above is drawn from the Bacillota bacterium genome and encodes:
- the mnmA gene encoding tRNA 2-thiouridine(34) synthase MnmA, with protein sequence MAVALSGGVDSSTTALLMKEAGHRVFTLTMATNNRVVAEAARVSAFLGLPHHVPDFSELFEQRVIGPFCAAYLEGRTPNPCVACNRNLKYGALFRQAVEWGADYFATGHYARVRFEPEPGRYVLLRARDPRKDQSYVLFHLDQERLSRLLLPLGELTKEMVRQKAQTAGIPFAAAESQEICFVPGDDYRAFIRKRCGRPVTEGPFMDRHGNILGRHQGIPFYTIGQRRGLGLALGKPVFVLGFDRKQNAVIVGPEEELWRTDLLAVEVNYIVQQPDDGTPIEVQIRYRTKAAPARLYPEPPDAARIRFEKPQRAISPGQAAVFYQGERVVGGGIISCAAG